The nucleotide sequence CGCTGATCACGTTTATCGATACGCAGGGCGCGGAGCCGGGACTCGGCGCGGAGGAGCGCGGGCAGGCCGAGGCGATCGCCGCCAACCTGGAGCTGATGATGCGTCTTGAGGTGCCGATCATAGGCTGCGTGATCGGCGAGGGCGGGTCGGGCGGCGCGCTCGCGCTCGGCGTCGCCAATGTCGTCCTGATGCAGGAGAATGCCTGCTACTCGGTAATCACGCCCGAGGGATGCGCCGCGATCCTCTGGCGCGAAGGCGGTCCCGAGCGCGTCGCCGACGCGGCCGAGGCGCTCAAGCTCTCGGCCCCCGATCTCTTGCGGCTGGGAGTTGCCGACGAGGTCGTGCCCGAGCCGCCCGGCGGGGCCCATCAGGAGCCCCGGCACGCCGCCGAGGCGCTGGGCCGCGCGATCGAGCGCTATCTTGCGCGGCTCTTGCGGCTCTCGCCGATACGGCTTCGCGAGGAACGCGAGAAGAAGTTTGCCGCGATGGGCGCGGCGTTCATCGCGGACCGTGGCGCCGAAGATCGCCGCCCGTTGGGTTAGGCAGCCGCTTTCCGCTATAACGTCGCCCCAGTATAACGTCCAAAACCGTCCGGGATCGCGTCATCCGAAATGGCCTCGCGCGCAAGCCTATCGCGAAAACCCAAAACCCGCGCCGCCGCGGCCACGGCGGTTTCGACGGATCTCGACGGAATCGACCGGCTGCGCTCGCAGATCGACGCGATCAACGTCAAGCTCGTGCGCCTGCTGAACCAGCGCGCCCGGGCGGCACAGGCGATCGGCCATCTGAAACAGGCAAGCGGCGCCGCGATCTATCAGCCCGCGCGCGAACGCGCGGTGCTGGACCGGGTCACCGCGCTCAACGAGGGGCCGCTTGCCGGCGAGCACATAAGACGCATCTTCGTCGAGATAATCTCGGCCTGCACCGCGCTCGAGCATCCGCTGCGCGTCGCCTACCTCGGCCCGGAGCATACCTATTCGCACGAGGCCGCGCGGATGCGCTTCGGCGCAAGCGCCCAGTTCGCGGCGCAGCCCTCGATCGCGGCGGTGTTTGCCGCGCTCGACACCTCGCGCGCCGACTTCGGCGTGGTCCCGGTCGAGAATTCCACCGAGGGCTCGGTGACGCTGACGCTCGACCTTCTGATCGACACGCCGCTCGTGATTATCGGCGAGGTGCTGCTGCCGATTCGCCACGCCCTGATGTCGCGCGCGGGCGACGCGTCGGCGATTCGCGCGATCTACTCGCATCAGCAGTCGCTCGCGCAGTGCCGCAACTATCTCGCGGCCAACTTTCCGCAGGCGCGGCTCGAGGCGGCGGCGTCCAACACCGCGGCGGCGCAGCGCGCGGCGGGCGAGTCCGAGGCGGCGGCGATCGCCTCTGAGGCTGCGGCGGCGCCGTACGGGTTGCAAATCATCGCGCGCAACATCCAGGACTCGGCCCAGAACACCACGCGGTTTCTGGTGATCGGGCGTCATCCGGCGGGCCGCAGCGGCGCCGACAAGACCACCGCGCTGTTCGCGGTGCGCGACCGGGTGGGCGCGCTGAACCAGGCGCTCGGCATCTTCGCCCGCAACCGGATCAATATCTCGAAGATCGAATCGCGCCCGCTGCGCTCGCGTCCGTGGGAGTACCTGTTCTTCGTCGACCTCGGAGGCCATCGCGAGGATCCCGGCCTCAAGCGCGCGCTCGTCGCGCTCGAGCGCACAGCTCTTTTTTTAAAAGTCCTGGGGTCGTATCCTGAGGGCAGGCAGCCCGCCGCATAGCACGGCCGCCCGCATAAGCGCCTTGATAAAAGCCGACGATCTGGTTCTGCCCGCGGTTGCCGCGCTCCATCCGTACGAGCCCGGCAAGCCGATCGAAGAGGTCCAGCGCGAGCTGGGTATCGGCGAGCCGGCCAAGCTCGCCTCCAACGAAAATCCGGTCGGACCCTCCCCGATGGCGGTCGCGGCAATCAAGGCCGCGCTGGCCGACCTCCATCGCTACCCCGACGGCTCGAGCTGGTCGCTCCGCCATAAGCTCGCCGCACGCCACAGTGTGAGCCCCGACCGCATCTTCATGGGGTCGGGCTCGTGCGAGATCCTGAACCTGCTGGTCTATCTCTTTCTGCGCCCCGGCCTTAACGCCGTCATCGCGGAGCACTCCTTCGTGATCTATCAGCTTGCGATCGCGGCCTCGGGGGGCGCGGCCAAGGTCGTCCCGCTGCGCGAGGATTACGTCTT is from Candidatus Binataceae bacterium and encodes:
- a CDS encoding acetyl-CoA carboxylase carboxyltransferase subunit alpha — its product is MTTTAHPRPRAAKSRVGSSAAAASIAGASSPASKGRPAAPPSEPAALSAIERVRLARNPSRPQTLDYVEHLVRDFFEIHGDRRFADDGAIVAGLGYLGRRAVAIVGHQRGRSTQERIRRNFGKPHPEGYRKAARMYDLAGRMGLPLITFIDTQGAEPGLGAEERGQAEAIAANLELMMRLEVPIIGCVIGEGGSGGALALGVANVVLMQENACYSVITPEGCAAILWREGGPERVADAAEALKLSAPDLLRLGVADEVVPEPPGGAHQEPRHAAEALGRAIERYLARLLRLSPIRLREEREKKFAAMGAAFIADRGAEDRRPLG
- the pheA gene encoding prephenate dehydratase, with protein sequence MASRASLSRKPKTRAAAATAVSTDLDGIDRLRSQIDAINVKLVRLLNQRARAAQAIGHLKQASGAAIYQPARERAVLDRVTALNEGPLAGEHIRRIFVEIISACTALEHPLRVAYLGPEHTYSHEAARMRFGASAQFAAQPSIAAVFAALDTSRADFGVVPVENSTEGSVTLTLDLLIDTPLVIIGEVLLPIRHALMSRAGDASAIRAIYSHQQSLAQCRNYLAANFPQARLEAAASNTAAAQRAAGESEAAAIASEAAAAPYGLQIIARNIQDSAQNTTRFLVIGRHPAGRSGADKTTALFAVRDRVGALNQALGIFARNRINISKIESRPLRSRPWEYLFFVDLGGHREDPGLKRALVALERTALFLKVLGSYPEGRQPAA